From a single Bacillus pseudomycoides DSM 12442 genomic region:
- a CDS encoding DUF6884 domain-containing protein: MKRLCIIPCGKKKIWDQYPDKGPTEAKDVYISPFGKACQAYASQFFSHWVILSAKHGFLLSTDIVEKNYDLAFNSKSNEIISMEQLKRQMIEKKLLDFNEIVLLAGKKHKKVVTKLYPEEMISYPLEGCKGIGYMLQRLKWAVENHNEIQ; the protein is encoded by the coding sequence AAGAAAATCTGGGATCAGTATCCTGATAAGGGACCAACAGAAGCAAAGGATGTATACATTAGTCCATTCGGAAAAGCATGCCAAGCATATGCTTCGCAATTTTTTTCACACTGGGTTATTTTATCAGCTAAACATGGATTTTTACTGTCAACTGATATAGTAGAAAAAAACTATGATCTTGCTTTTAATTCGAAAAGTAATGAGATTATTAGTATGGAACAACTAAAAAGACAAATGATTGAAAAGAAATTATTAGACTTTAATGAAATTGTCCTGCTTGCAGGCAAGAAGCATAAAAAAGTAGTGACAAAGTTATATCCGGAAGAAATGATTTCCTATCCGTTAGAAGGCTGTAAAGGAATTGGATATATGCTGCAGAGGTTGAAGTGGGCGGTTGAAAATCATAACGAGATTCAGTAA